From the Taeniopygia guttata chromosome 20, bTaeGut7.mat, whole genome shotgun sequence genome, one window contains:
- the CBFA2T2 gene encoding protein CBFA2T2 isoform X2: MVGIPGSCQFAGEKRVPVMPGSPVEVKIQSRSSPPNMPPLPPVNAGGPRPVSFTPTALPNGINHSPPTLNGAPSPPQRFSNGPSSSSSSSLTNQQLPATCGARQLSKLKRFLTTLQQFGNDISPEIGEKVRTLVLALVNSTVTIEEFHCKLQEATNFPLRPFVIPFLKANLPLLQRELLHCARAAKQTPSQYLAQHEHILLNTNTTSPTDSSELLIEVNGNGKRHSPDRREDSSFERESLPTEPPAKRVCTISPAPRHSPALTIPLMNPSGQFHPTPPPLQHYTLEDIATSHLYRDPSKMLEHREIRDRHSGLGLNGGYQDELVDHRLTEREWADEWKHLDHALNCIMEMVEKTRRSMAVLRRCQEADREELNYWKRRCSETAEPRKAGTELLSRQHSPASADSAGSDSLREFSSRSGTGYVTEEIWKKAEAVNEVKRQAMSEVQKAVAEAEQKAFEMIASERARMEQTIADAKRQATEDAFLVINEQEESTESCWNCGRKASETCSGCNIARYCGSFCQHKDWERHHRICGQGLHGQSKPLALPTGRVAAKSLDGIPSPALEKTSATTSRSSTPASVTAIDTNGL, translated from the exons TTGCTGGTGAGAAGAGGGTGCCAGTGATGCCCGGATCGCCCGTGGAAGTGAAGATACAGTCCAGGTCCTCTCCTCCCAACAtgccgccgctgccccccgtCAACGCCGGCGGCCCCCGGCCCGTGTCCTTCACCCCGACTGCAC TGCCCAACGGAATAAACCATTCCCCCCCGACTCTGAACGGggccccatccccaccccagaGGTTCAGCAACGgcccttcctcatcctcctcctcctcactgaccaaccagcagctcccagccacgTGTGGAGCCCGGCAGCTCAGCAAGCTGAAGCGCTTCCTCACCACCCTGCAGCAGTTTGGGAATGACATCTCCCCAGAGATCGGGGAGAAGGTCCGGACCCTCGTTCTGGCCCTTGTG aACTCAACGGTGACAATCGAGGAATTTCACTGCAAGCTGCAAGAGGCGACCAACTTCCCCCTCCGGCCATTTGTGATCCCCTTCCTGAAG GCCAacctccctctgctgcagcGGGAGCTGCTGCACTGTGCCCGCGCTGCCAAGCAAACGCCCTCCCAGTACCTGGCACAGCACGAGCACAtcctgctcaacaccaacaccaCCTCTCCCACTGACTCCTCCGAGCTGCTCATCGAGGTCAACGGCAATGGCAAGAGGCACAGTCCAGACAG GAGGGAAGACAGCAGCTTTGAGAGGGAGTCGCTGCCAACAGAGCCTCCGGCCAAGAGGGTTTGCACCATCAGCCCCGCACCccggcacagccctgccctcaccatccccctgatgaacCCCAGCGGGCAGTtccaccccaccccaccacccCTCCAGCACTACACCTTGGAAGATATTGCCACCTCCCACCTCTACAGGGACCCCAGCAAGATGTTGGAGCACAGAGAGATCCGAGACAGGCACAGTGGGCTTG GGTTGAATGGAGGCTACCAGGACGAGCTGGTGGATCACCGCCTGACAGAGAGGGAGTGGGCGGATGAGTGGAAGCATCTCGATCAC GCCCTGAACTGCATCATGGAGATGGTGGAGAAGACGCGGCGCTCCATGGCGGTGCTGCGGCGCTGCCAGGAGGCCGACAGGGAGGAGCTCAACTACTGGAAGCGGCGCTGCTCCGAGACGGCCGAGCCGCGCAAGGCGGGCACCGAGCTGCTGagccgccagcacagccccGCCAGCGCCGACTCCGCGGGCAGCG ATTCCCTGCGGGAGTTCAGCAGCAGGTCGGGAACGGGCTACGTCACGGAGGAGATTTGGAAAAAAGCCG AAGCTGTGAACGAGGTGAAGCGGCAGGCCATGTCGGAGGTGCAGAAGGCGGTGGCCGAGGCGGAGCAGAAGGCGTTTGAGATGATCGCGTCGGAGCGGGCGCGCATGGAGCAGACCATCGCCGACGCCAAGCGCCAGGCCACCGAGGATGCCTTCCTCGTCATCAACGAGCAGGAGGAGTCCACCGAG agctgctggaactGCGGCCGCAAGGCCAGCGAGACGTGCAGTGGCTGCAACATCGCCCGGTACTGCGGCTCCTTCTGCCAGCACAAGGACTGGGAGAGGCACCACCGCATCTGTGGGCAGGGCCTGCACGGGCAGAGCaagcccctggccctgcccacgGGCCGGGTGGCGGCCAAGAGCCTCGATggcatccccagcccagccctggagaAAACCTCGGCCACCACCTCGCGCTCCTCCACGCCAGCATCCGTGACAGCCATAGACACCAACGGACTCTAG
- the CBFA2T2 gene encoding protein CBFA2T2 isoform X4, whose translation MVGIPGSCQFAGEKRVPVMPGSPVEVKIQSRSSPPNMPPLPPVNAGGPRPVSFTPTALPNGINHSPPTLNGAPSPPQRFSNGPSSSSSSSLTNQQLPATCGARQLSKLKRFLTTLQQFGNDISPEIGEKVRTLVLALVNSTVTIEEFHCKLQEATNFPLRPFVIPFLKANLPLLQRELLHCARAAKQTPSQYLAQHEHILLNTNTTSPTDSSELLIEVNGNGKRHSPDRREDSSFERESLPTEPPAKRVCTISPAPRHSPALTIPLMNPSGQFHPTPPPLQHYTLEDIATSHLYRDPSKMLEHREIRDRHSGLGLNGGYQDELVDHRLTEREWADEWKHLDHALNCIMEMVEKTRRSMAVLRRCQEADREELNYWKRRCSETAEPRKAGTELLSRQHSPASADSAGSDSLREFSSRSGTGYVTEEIWKKAEEAVNEVKRQAMSEVQKAVAEAEQKAFEMIASERARMEQTIADAKRQATEDAFLVINEQEESTEVGAPALAVLPPGWEAFK comes from the exons TTGCTGGTGAGAAGAGGGTGCCAGTGATGCCCGGATCGCCCGTGGAAGTGAAGATACAGTCCAGGTCCTCTCCTCCCAACAtgccgccgctgccccccgtCAACGCCGGCGGCCCCCGGCCCGTGTCCTTCACCCCGACTGCAC TGCCCAACGGAATAAACCATTCCCCCCCGACTCTGAACGGggccccatccccaccccagaGGTTCAGCAACGgcccttcctcatcctcctcctcctcactgaccaaccagcagctcccagccacgTGTGGAGCCCGGCAGCTCAGCAAGCTGAAGCGCTTCCTCACCACCCTGCAGCAGTTTGGGAATGACATCTCCCCAGAGATCGGGGAGAAGGTCCGGACCCTCGTTCTGGCCCTTGTG aACTCAACGGTGACAATCGAGGAATTTCACTGCAAGCTGCAAGAGGCGACCAACTTCCCCCTCCGGCCATTTGTGATCCCCTTCCTGAAG GCCAacctccctctgctgcagcGGGAGCTGCTGCACTGTGCCCGCGCTGCCAAGCAAACGCCCTCCCAGTACCTGGCACAGCACGAGCACAtcctgctcaacaccaacaccaCCTCTCCCACTGACTCCTCCGAGCTGCTCATCGAGGTCAACGGCAATGGCAAGAGGCACAGTCCAGACAG GAGGGAAGACAGCAGCTTTGAGAGGGAGTCGCTGCCAACAGAGCCTCCGGCCAAGAGGGTTTGCACCATCAGCCCCGCACCccggcacagccctgccctcaccatccccctgatgaacCCCAGCGGGCAGTtccaccccaccccaccacccCTCCAGCACTACACCTTGGAAGATATTGCCACCTCCCACCTCTACAGGGACCCCAGCAAGATGTTGGAGCACAGAGAGATCCGAGACAGGCACAGTGGGCTTG GGTTGAATGGAGGCTACCAGGACGAGCTGGTGGATCACCGCCTGACAGAGAGGGAGTGGGCGGATGAGTGGAAGCATCTCGATCAC GCCCTGAACTGCATCATGGAGATGGTGGAGAAGACGCGGCGCTCCATGGCGGTGCTGCGGCGCTGCCAGGAGGCCGACAGGGAGGAGCTCAACTACTGGAAGCGGCGCTGCTCCGAGACGGCCGAGCCGCGCAAGGCGGGCACCGAGCTGCTGagccgccagcacagccccGCCAGCGCCGACTCCGCGGGCAGCG ATTCCCTGCGGGAGTTCAGCAGCAGGTCGGGAACGGGCTACGTCACGGAGGAGATTTGGAAAAAAGCCG AAGAAGCTGTGAACGAGGTGAAGCGGCAGGCCATGTCGGAGGTGCAGAAGGCGGTGGCCGAGGCGGAGCAGAAGGCGTTTGAGATGATCGCGTCGGAGCGGGCGCGCATGGAGCAGACCATCGCCGACGCCAAGCGCCAGGCCACCGAGGATGCCTTCCTCGTCATCAACGAGCAGGAGGAGTCCACCGAG GTTGgagctccagctctggcagTGCTTCCACCTGGCTGGGAGGCTTTCAAATGA
- the ACTL10 gene encoding actin-like protein 10, with the protein MLRPAVVIDSGSHFTRGGFAGQRRPQCVLRTVLGQSCSAGTPWDSGQHGPALHGLNGDWDAMRTLWGHLLCCCLKVSPEEHPVLLAESPSCPAAGRVKAAEVLFEGFGVPALHVANTGLLSLCAHGRVTGLAVEAGAAVCHVTPVCGGQTLRQGTRCLAVAGDHLSGHLRQLLLHSPAEPAALQALSEKALSRLKEQCCYVSLDYEAELRDEGSHHPAMFQTPDGRWITLGKERFCCPEPLFRPELLRHSCPGLQQLAGQSLQTVPRHARRQVLGNIVLSGGSSMFPGFPERMCLELNLLLQGAGVHIEVLANPGRSTAAWAGGSMAASLTSFQHTWMTKGDYQEHGAEYVNVKFQ; encoded by the coding sequence ATGCTGCGGCCCGCGGTGGTGATCGACAGCGGCAGCCACTTCACCCGGGGGGGCTTtgcggggcagcggcggccccAGTGCGTGCTGAGGACGGTGCTGGGACAGTCCTGCAGCGCAGGGACCCCCTGGGACAGCGGGCAGCACGGCCCAGCCCTGCACGGCCTCAATGGGGACTGGGACGCCATGAGAACCCTGTGGGGCCACCTCTTGTGCTGCTGCctcaaagtgtccccagaggaGCACCCGGTGCTGCTGGCCGAGTCCCCGTCCTGCCCCGCTGCTGGCAGGGTGAAGGCGGCCGAGGTGCTGTTCGAGGGCTTCGGGGTGCCCGCGCTGCACGTGGCCAACACCGGGCTGCTGTCGCTCTGTGCCCACGGCAGGGTCACCGGGCTGGCCGTGGAGGCCGGGGCGGCCGTGTGCCACGTCACCCCGGTCTGTGGGGGCCAGACCCTGCGGCAGGGCACCCGCTGCCTGGCGGTGGCCGGGGACCACCTGTCCGGGCACCtgcggcagctgctgctgcacagccccGCCGAGCCCGCGGCGCTGCAGGCCCTGAGCGAGAAGGCGCTGAGCCGGCTGAAGGAGCAATGCTGCTACGTGTCCTTGGACTACGAGGCAGAGCTCCGGGATGAGGGCTCCCACCACCCAGCCATGTTCCAGACCCCCGACGGGCGCTGGATCACCCTGGGCAAGGAGCGCTTCTGCTGCCCGGAGCCGCTGTTCCGGCCGGAGCTGCTGCGGCACAGCTGccccgggctgcagcagctggccGGGCAGAGCCTGCAGACGGTGCCCAGGCATGCCAGGAGGCAGGTGCTGGGCAACATCGTGCTCTCGGGCGGCTCCTCCATGTTCCCCGGCTTTCCCGAGAGGATGTGCCTGGAGCTGAACCTCCTTTTGCAAGGAGCGGGTGTCCACATCGAGGTGCTGGCGAACCCCGGGAGGAGCAcggcagcctgggctgggggctccatggcagcctcgctCACGTCCTTCCAGCACACCTGGATGACAAAGGGTGACTACCAGGAGCACGGAGCCGAGTACGTGAACGTGAAATTCCAGTAG
- the CBFA2T2 gene encoding protein CBFA2T2 isoform X3, with product MPGSPVEVKIQSRSSPPNMPPLPPVNAGGPRPVSFTPTALPNGINHSPPTLNGAPSPPQRFSNGPSSSSSSSLTNQQLPATCGARQLSKLKRFLTTLQQFGNDISPEIGEKVRTLVLALVNSTVTIEEFHCKLQEATNFPLRPFVIPFLKANLPLLQRELLHCARAAKQTPSQYLAQHEHILLNTNTTSPTDSSELLIEVNGNGKRHSPDRREDSSFERESLPTEPPAKRVCTISPAPRHSPALTIPLMNPSGQFHPTPPPLQHYTLEDIATSHLYRDPSKMLEHREIRDRHSGLGLNGGYQDELVDHRLTEREWADEWKHLDHALNCIMEMVEKTRRSMAVLRRCQEADREELNYWKRRCSETAEPRKAGTELLSRQHSPASADSAGSDSLREFSSRSGTGYVTEEIWKKAEEAVNEVKRQAMSEVQKAVAEAEQKAFEMIASERARMEQTIADAKRQATEDAFLVINEQEESTESCWNCGRKASETCSGCNIARYCGSFCQHKDWERHHRICGQGLHGQSKPLALPTGRVAAKSLDGIPSPALEKTSATTSRSSTPASVTAIDTNGL from the exons ATGCCCGGATCGCCCGTGGAAGTGAAGATACAGTCCAGGTCCTCTCCTCCCAACAtgccgccgctgccccccgtCAACGCCGGCGGCCCCCGGCCCGTGTCCTTCACCCCGACTGCAC TGCCCAACGGAATAAACCATTCCCCCCCGACTCTGAACGGggccccatccccaccccagaGGTTCAGCAACGgcccttcctcatcctcctcctcctcactgaccaaccagcagctcccagccacgTGTGGAGCCCGGCAGCTCAGCAAGCTGAAGCGCTTCCTCACCACCCTGCAGCAGTTTGGGAATGACATCTCCCCAGAGATCGGGGAGAAGGTCCGGACCCTCGTTCTGGCCCTTGTG aACTCAACGGTGACAATCGAGGAATTTCACTGCAAGCTGCAAGAGGCGACCAACTTCCCCCTCCGGCCATTTGTGATCCCCTTCCTGAAG GCCAacctccctctgctgcagcGGGAGCTGCTGCACTGTGCCCGCGCTGCCAAGCAAACGCCCTCCCAGTACCTGGCACAGCACGAGCACAtcctgctcaacaccaacaccaCCTCTCCCACTGACTCCTCCGAGCTGCTCATCGAGGTCAACGGCAATGGCAAGAGGCACAGTCCAGACAG GAGGGAAGACAGCAGCTTTGAGAGGGAGTCGCTGCCAACAGAGCCTCCGGCCAAGAGGGTTTGCACCATCAGCCCCGCACCccggcacagccctgccctcaccatccccctgatgaacCCCAGCGGGCAGTtccaccccaccccaccacccCTCCAGCACTACACCTTGGAAGATATTGCCACCTCCCACCTCTACAGGGACCCCAGCAAGATGTTGGAGCACAGAGAGATCCGAGACAGGCACAGTGGGCTTG GGTTGAATGGAGGCTACCAGGACGAGCTGGTGGATCACCGCCTGACAGAGAGGGAGTGGGCGGATGAGTGGAAGCATCTCGATCAC GCCCTGAACTGCATCATGGAGATGGTGGAGAAGACGCGGCGCTCCATGGCGGTGCTGCGGCGCTGCCAGGAGGCCGACAGGGAGGAGCTCAACTACTGGAAGCGGCGCTGCTCCGAGACGGCCGAGCCGCGCAAGGCGGGCACCGAGCTGCTGagccgccagcacagccccGCCAGCGCCGACTCCGCGGGCAGCG ATTCCCTGCGGGAGTTCAGCAGCAGGTCGGGAACGGGCTACGTCACGGAGGAGATTTGGAAAAAAGCCG AAGAAGCTGTGAACGAGGTGAAGCGGCAGGCCATGTCGGAGGTGCAGAAGGCGGTGGCCGAGGCGGAGCAGAAGGCGTTTGAGATGATCGCGTCGGAGCGGGCGCGCATGGAGCAGACCATCGCCGACGCCAAGCGCCAGGCCACCGAGGATGCCTTCCTCGTCATCAACGAGCAGGAGGAGTCCACCGAG agctgctggaactGCGGCCGCAAGGCCAGCGAGACGTGCAGTGGCTGCAACATCGCCCGGTACTGCGGCTCCTTCTGCCAGCACAAGGACTGGGAGAGGCACCACCGCATCTGTGGGCAGGGCCTGCACGGGCAGAGCaagcccctggccctgcccacgGGCCGGGTGGCGGCCAAGAGCCTCGATggcatccccagcccagccctggagaAAACCTCGGCCACCACCTCGCGCTCCTCCACGCCAGCATCCGTGACAGCCATAGACACCAACGGACTCTAG
- the CBFA2T2 gene encoding protein CBFA2T2 isoform X1: protein MVGIPGSCQFAGEKRVPVMPGSPVEVKIQSRSSPPNMPPLPPVNAGGPRPVSFTPTALPNGINHSPPTLNGAPSPPQRFSNGPSSSSSSSLTNQQLPATCGARQLSKLKRFLTTLQQFGNDISPEIGEKVRTLVLALVNSTVTIEEFHCKLQEATNFPLRPFVIPFLKANLPLLQRELLHCARAAKQTPSQYLAQHEHILLNTNTTSPTDSSELLIEVNGNGKRHSPDRREDSSFERESLPTEPPAKRVCTISPAPRHSPALTIPLMNPSGQFHPTPPPLQHYTLEDIATSHLYRDPSKMLEHREIRDRHSGLGLNGGYQDELVDHRLTEREWADEWKHLDHALNCIMEMVEKTRRSMAVLRRCQEADREELNYWKRRCSETAEPRKAGTELLSRQHSPASADSAGSDSLREFSSRSGTGYVTEEIWKKAEEAVNEVKRQAMSEVQKAVAEAEQKAFEMIASERARMEQTIADAKRQATEDAFLVINEQEESTESCWNCGRKASETCSGCNIARYCGSFCQHKDWERHHRICGQGLHGQSKPLALPTGRVAAKSLDGIPSPALEKTSATTSRSSTPASVTAIDTNGL from the exons TTGCTGGTGAGAAGAGGGTGCCAGTGATGCCCGGATCGCCCGTGGAAGTGAAGATACAGTCCAGGTCCTCTCCTCCCAACAtgccgccgctgccccccgtCAACGCCGGCGGCCCCCGGCCCGTGTCCTTCACCCCGACTGCAC TGCCCAACGGAATAAACCATTCCCCCCCGACTCTGAACGGggccccatccccaccccagaGGTTCAGCAACGgcccttcctcatcctcctcctcctcactgaccaaccagcagctcccagccacgTGTGGAGCCCGGCAGCTCAGCAAGCTGAAGCGCTTCCTCACCACCCTGCAGCAGTTTGGGAATGACATCTCCCCAGAGATCGGGGAGAAGGTCCGGACCCTCGTTCTGGCCCTTGTG aACTCAACGGTGACAATCGAGGAATTTCACTGCAAGCTGCAAGAGGCGACCAACTTCCCCCTCCGGCCATTTGTGATCCCCTTCCTGAAG GCCAacctccctctgctgcagcGGGAGCTGCTGCACTGTGCCCGCGCTGCCAAGCAAACGCCCTCCCAGTACCTGGCACAGCACGAGCACAtcctgctcaacaccaacaccaCCTCTCCCACTGACTCCTCCGAGCTGCTCATCGAGGTCAACGGCAATGGCAAGAGGCACAGTCCAGACAG GAGGGAAGACAGCAGCTTTGAGAGGGAGTCGCTGCCAACAGAGCCTCCGGCCAAGAGGGTTTGCACCATCAGCCCCGCACCccggcacagccctgccctcaccatccccctgatgaacCCCAGCGGGCAGTtccaccccaccccaccacccCTCCAGCACTACACCTTGGAAGATATTGCCACCTCCCACCTCTACAGGGACCCCAGCAAGATGTTGGAGCACAGAGAGATCCGAGACAGGCACAGTGGGCTTG GGTTGAATGGAGGCTACCAGGACGAGCTGGTGGATCACCGCCTGACAGAGAGGGAGTGGGCGGATGAGTGGAAGCATCTCGATCAC GCCCTGAACTGCATCATGGAGATGGTGGAGAAGACGCGGCGCTCCATGGCGGTGCTGCGGCGCTGCCAGGAGGCCGACAGGGAGGAGCTCAACTACTGGAAGCGGCGCTGCTCCGAGACGGCCGAGCCGCGCAAGGCGGGCACCGAGCTGCTGagccgccagcacagccccGCCAGCGCCGACTCCGCGGGCAGCG ATTCCCTGCGGGAGTTCAGCAGCAGGTCGGGAACGGGCTACGTCACGGAGGAGATTTGGAAAAAAGCCG AAGAAGCTGTGAACGAGGTGAAGCGGCAGGCCATGTCGGAGGTGCAGAAGGCGGTGGCCGAGGCGGAGCAGAAGGCGTTTGAGATGATCGCGTCGGAGCGGGCGCGCATGGAGCAGACCATCGCCGACGCCAAGCGCCAGGCCACCGAGGATGCCTTCCTCGTCATCAACGAGCAGGAGGAGTCCACCGAG agctgctggaactGCGGCCGCAAGGCCAGCGAGACGTGCAGTGGCTGCAACATCGCCCGGTACTGCGGCTCCTTCTGCCAGCACAAGGACTGGGAGAGGCACCACCGCATCTGTGGGCAGGGCCTGCACGGGCAGAGCaagcccctggccctgcccacgGGCCGGGTGGCGGCCAAGAGCCTCGATggcatccccagcccagccctggagaAAACCTCGGCCACCACCTCGCGCTCCTCCACGCCAGCATCCGTGACAGCCATAGACACCAACGGACTCTAG